One window of the Populus nigra chromosome 4, ddPopNigr1.1, whole genome shotgun sequence genome contains the following:
- the LOC133690810 gene encoding beta-amylase 7 isoform X6 produces the protein MATDIQKLIGTSEEDDDEEMDMDVKEEDDEDEENGGKNIAAQIMAGGGGGMTSNNSDNQFQHQQQFQEQVTTPAGGARRSRPLEEKERTKLRERHRRAITARILAGLRRHGNYNLRVRADINDVIAALAREAGWVVLPDGTTFPSRSQVLISQQGSRPAGGTSAAVTSSSSHLVSQQTPPASLRGVSPGYQTSVEYNTCSMKGVFMPNPSPYDLSASTQPQIPAVAGEGGEQTGSNLHIGGSMDIINDKQIVDIPPIPKLPERDFAGTPFIPVYVMLPLGVINMKCELVDPDDLLKQLKVLKSANVDGIMVDCWWGIVEAHTPQEYNWSGYSRLFQMVRELKLKLQVVMSFHECGGNVGDDVCIPLPHWVAEIGRSNPDIFFTDREGRRNPECLSWGIDKERVLRGRTAVEVYFDYMRSFRAEFDEFFADGIISMVEVGLGPCGELRYPACPVKHGWRYPGIGEFQCYDQYLLKSLKKTAEARGHPFWARGPDNAGFYNSQPHETGFFCDGGDYDGYYGRFFLNWYTRILVDHGDRVLSLAKLAFEGTQIAVKVFIGGTRQPVMLLN, from the exons ATGGCAACGGATATCCAAAAATTAATAGGAACaagtgaagaagatgatgatgaagaaatggACATGGACGTTAAAGAGGAAGATGATGAGGATGAAGAAAATGGAGGGAAGAATATTGCTGCACAGATTATGGCAGGAGGGGGTGGAGGGATGACATCAAACAATAGTGATAATCAGTTTCAACATCAACAGCAATTTCAAGAGCAGGTTACCACTCCAGCAGGAGGAGCTCGGAGGTCTAGACCGCTTGAAGAAAAGGAGAGGACGAAGCTAAGAGAGCGACACCGGAGGGCAATCACAGCAAGGATCTTGGCAGGATTAAGGAGGCATGGGAATTACAATCTTAGAGTCAGAGCTGATATAAATGATGTAATTGCTGCTTTGGCTAGGGAAGCTGGCTGGGTTGTTCTTCCAGATGGAACTACCTTCCCTTCAAGATCTCAGGTGCTTATCTCTCAA CAGGGCTCAAGGCCTGCGGGTGGCACTTCTGCTGCAGtaacatcatcttcttctcatCTGGTGTCACAACAGACTCCACCGGCTTCCCTTAGAGGAGTCTCTCCTGGTTATCAGACCTCAGTTGAGTACAATACATGCAGTATGAAAGGTGTTTTTATGCCCAACCCCTCACCTTATGATCTATCAGCAAGCACTCAGCCACAGATCCCAGCAGTGGCGGGGGAGGGAGGAGAGCAAACAGGGAGCAATCTCCATATTGGTGGCTCCATGGACATCATAAATGACAAGCAG ATTGTTGACATACCTCCAATTCCAAAGCTACCAGAGCGAGATTTTGCTGGCACTCCATTCATACCAGTTTATGTGATGTTACCA TTGGGTGTCATAAATATGAAATGTGAGCTGGTTGATCCAGATGACCTACTGAAGCAGCTCAAGGTCTTGAAATCTGCCAATGTTGATGGCATTATGGTTGACTGCTGGTGGGGCATAGTAGAGGCTCACACTCCTCAGGAGTATAACTGGAGCGGGTACAGTAGGCTCTTCCAGATGGTGCGTGAACTTAAGCTTAAGTTACAG GTTGTGATGTCATTTCATGAATGTGGAGGCAATGTTGGTGATGATGTGTGTATTCCCCTGCCACATTGGGTGGCAGAAATTGGACGAAGTAATCCTGACATTTTCTTCACTGATAGAGAAGGCAGGCGCAACCCAGAATGTCTTTCATGGGGAATCGACAAAGAACGAGTGTTAAGAGGCCGTACTGCTGTTGAG GTGTACTTTGACTACATGAGAAGCTTCCGAGcagaatttgatgaattttttgcTGATGGTATCATCTCCATGGTTGAAGTTGGACTTGGTCCTTGTGGGGAGCTACGGTACCCAGCTTGTCCAGTGAAGCATGGCTGGAGATATCCTGGCATTGGTGAATTTCAG TGTTATGATCAGTATTTGCTGAAAAGCTTAAAGAAGACAGCAGAAGCAAGGGGACATCCTTTCTGGGCTAGGGGACCAGATAATGCTGGTTTCTATAATTCCCAGCCACATGAAACTGGTTTCTTCTGTGATGGAGGGGACTATGATGGGTATTATGGCAGGTTCTTCCTTAATTGGTATACTAGGATTTTAGTTGATCATGGTGATCGGGTACTTTCTTTGGCAAAGTTAGCTTTCGAAGGCACTCAAATTGCTGTGAAG GTATTCATTGGTGGTACAAGACAGCCAGTCATGCTGCTGAATTAA